In one window of Microplitis demolitor isolate Queensland-Clemson2020A chromosome 4, iyMicDemo2.1a, whole genome shotgun sequence DNA:
- the LOC103577424 gene encoding kinesin light chain isoform X5: protein MGRTDMSKTLNAYRIKKIEHIGRMTAMTQEEIVAGARTVAQGLEALRVEHTGLLQGLQSQEAPEARDKVNMLCKNIEMIELGLGEAQVMMALASQLQMVEAEKQKLRTQVKRLCQENAWLRDELAGTQQKLQASEQAVAQLEVDKKHIDFMESMRQYDPDPPADDENAKDRPKDDPVVDLFPDEEGDERNSKSMSPTPPSQFAQQVNAGYEIPARLRTLHNLVIQYASQGRYEVAVPLCKQALEDLEKTSGHDHPDVATMLNILALVYRDQNKYKEAANLLNDALAIREKTLGENHPAVAATLNNLAVLYGKRGKYKEAEPLCKRALEIREKVLGRDHPDVAKQLNNLALLCQNQGKYEEVQRYYQRALEIYEAKLGPDDPNVAKTKNNLASCYLKQGKYKDAEVLYKQVLTRAHEREFGAIDGDNKPIWQVAEEREENKHRNKENAPYGEYGGWHKAAKVDSPTVTTTLKNLGALYRRQGKYEAAETLEDCALRSRKEALDLVKQAKVAQILGDEKGTTRRGSRSSLANSEHEQHDEYHH from the exons ATGGGTAGAACTGATATGTCTAAAACACTTAATGCCTATAGAAT aaaaaaaatagaacatATTGGCAGAATGACAGCCATGACGCAAGAAGAAATAGTTGCTGGTGCCCGGACAGTGGCCCAGGGTCTGGAAGCTCTGCGTGTTGAGCACACGGGACTTCTTCAAGGACTGCAGTCTCAAGAGGCACCTGAGGCTCGTGATAAAGTAAATATGCTGTGTAAAAACATTGAAATGATTGAGCTGGGGTTGGGTGAAGCTCAGGTAATGATGGCCCTCGCGAGTCAACTACAGATGGTTGAGGCTGAAAAGCAAAAATTACGTACACAAGTTAAGAGGCTTTGTCAAGAAAATGCTTGGCTGCGTGATGAACTTGCTGGTACTCAACAAAAGTTACAAGCCAGTGAACAAGCT gtTGCTCAATTGGAAGTGGACAAAAAACATATAGATTTTATGGAAAGTATGAGACAATATGATCCAGATCCACCAGCAGATGATGAAAATGCTAAAGACAGACCAAAAGATGATCCGGTTGTTGACTTGTTCCCCGATGAAGAAGGGGACGAACGAAACAGTAAGt cAATGTCGCCAACGCCGCCGTCACAGTTTGCCCAGCAAGTTAACGCCGGGTATGAAATACCCGCCCGTCTACGTACACTACATAATTTAGTAATACAGTACGCAAGTCAAGGCCGGTATGAAGTTGCAGTACCACTGTGCAAACAGGCACTCGAGGACCTTGAGAAAACTTCGGGTCACGATCATCCGGACGTAGCAACAATGTTAAATATATTGGCGTTAGTTTATCGCGAccagaataaatataaagaagcGGCTAATTTGTTGAATGACGCGCTGGCAATTCGTGAAAAAACTCTGGGAGAAAATCACCCGGCTGTCGCCGCAACGTTGAATAACTTGGCTGTGTTGTATGGAAAACGCGGCAAATACAAGGAAGCTGAACCGCTTTGTAAGCGCGCATTGGAGATACGTGAGAAAGTATTGGGCCGTGATCATCCGGATGTTGCTAagcagttaaataatttagcgCTTCTTTGTCAGAACCAGGGTAAATATGAAGAAGTGCAGAGATATTATCAACGCGCGTTAGAAATTTATGAAGCTAAATTGGGTCCGGATGATCCTAATGTCgctaaaactaaaaataatttggcgTCTTGTTATCTGAAACAAGGAAAATATAAAGATGCTGAAGTTTTGTACAAACAAGTATTAACTAGAGCACACGAAAGAGAATTTGGTGCTATCGATGGTGATAATAAACCTATTTGGCAG gtcgCGGAAGAACGAGAGGAAAACAAACATAGAAATAAAGAGAACGCTCCTTATGGAGAATATGGCGGGTGGCATAAAGCCGCGAAAGTTGACTCGCCGACGGTAACCACGACGTTGAAAAATTTGGGAGCTCTttatagaagacagggaaaATACGAAGCCGCTGAAACGCTCGAAGACTGTGCACTCAGATCACGCAAGGAA gcaCTAGATCTAGTAAAACAAGCTAAAGTCGCACAAATACTCGGTGATGAAAAAGGCACAACAAGACGTGGCTCACGTTCAAGTCTCGCGAACAGCGAACACGAGCAGCACGACGAG TATCACCATTAG
- the LOC103577424 gene encoding kinesin light chain isoform X2 — protein MGRTDMSKTLNAYRIKKIEHIGRMTAMTQEEIVAGARTVAQGLEALRVEHTGLLQGLQSQEAPEARDKVNMLCKNIEMIELGLGEAQVMMALASQLQMVEAEKQKLRTQVKRLCQENAWLRDELAGTQQKLQASEQAVAQLEVDKKHIDFMESMRQYDPDPPADDENAKDRPKDDPVVDLFPDEEGDERNTMSPTPPSQFAQQVNAGYEIPARLRTLHNLVIQYASQGRYEVAVPLCKQALEDLEKTSGHDHPDVATMLNILALVYRDQNKYKEAANLLNDALAIREKTLGENHPAVAATLNNLAVLYGKRGKYKEAEPLCKRALEIREKVLGRDHPDVAKQLNNLALLCQNQGKYEEVQRYYQRALEIYEAKLGPDDPNVAKTKNNLASCYLKQGKYKDAEVLYKQVLTRAHEREFGAIDGDNKPIWQVAEEREENKHRNKENAPYGEYGGWHKAAKVDSPTVTTTLKNLGALYRRQGKYEAAETLEDCALRSRKEALDLVKQAKVAQILGDEKGTTRRGSRSSLANSEHEQHDEGSLPLVQKSLHDGQSTNSDTSSNKPGFKNKFFHVFGINSNT, from the exons ATGGGTAGAACTGATATGTCTAAAACACTTAATGCCTATAGAAT aaaaaaaatagaacatATTGGCAGAATGACAGCCATGACGCAAGAAGAAATAGTTGCTGGTGCCCGGACAGTGGCCCAGGGTCTGGAAGCTCTGCGTGTTGAGCACACGGGACTTCTTCAAGGACTGCAGTCTCAAGAGGCACCTGAGGCTCGTGATAAAGTAAATATGCTGTGTAAAAACATTGAAATGATTGAGCTGGGGTTGGGTGAAGCTCAGGTAATGATGGCCCTCGCGAGTCAACTACAGATGGTTGAGGCTGAAAAGCAAAAATTACGTACACAAGTTAAGAGGCTTTGTCAAGAAAATGCTTGGCTGCGTGATGAACTTGCTGGTACTCAACAAAAGTTACAAGCCAGTGAACAAGCT gtTGCTCAATTGGAAGTGGACAAAAAACATATAGATTTTATGGAAAGTATGAGACAATATGATCCAGATCCACCAGCAGATGATGAAAATGCTAAAGACAGACCAAAAGATGATCCGGTTGTTGACTTGTTCCCCGATGAAGAAGGGGACGAACGAAACA cAATGTCGCCAACGCCGCCGTCACAGTTTGCCCAGCAAGTTAACGCCGGGTATGAAATACCCGCCCGTCTACGTACACTACATAATTTAGTAATACAGTACGCAAGTCAAGGCCGGTATGAAGTTGCAGTACCACTGTGCAAACAGGCACTCGAGGACCTTGAGAAAACTTCGGGTCACGATCATCCGGACGTAGCAACAATGTTAAATATATTGGCGTTAGTTTATCGCGAccagaataaatataaagaagcGGCTAATTTGTTGAATGACGCGCTGGCAATTCGTGAAAAAACTCTGGGAGAAAATCACCCGGCTGTCGCCGCAACGTTGAATAACTTGGCTGTGTTGTATGGAAAACGCGGCAAATACAAGGAAGCTGAACCGCTTTGTAAGCGCGCATTGGAGATACGTGAGAAAGTATTGGGCCGTGATCATCCGGATGTTGCTAagcagttaaataatttagcgCTTCTTTGTCAGAACCAGGGTAAATATGAAGAAGTGCAGAGATATTATCAACGCGCGTTAGAAATTTATGAAGCTAAATTGGGTCCGGATGATCCTAATGTCgctaaaactaaaaataatttggcgTCTTGTTATCTGAAACAAGGAAAATATAAAGATGCTGAAGTTTTGTACAAACAAGTATTAACTAGAGCACACGAAAGAGAATTTGGTGCTATCGATGGTGATAATAAACCTATTTGGCAG gtcgCGGAAGAACGAGAGGAAAACAAACATAGAAATAAAGAGAACGCTCCTTATGGAGAATATGGCGGGTGGCATAAAGCCGCGAAAGTTGACTCGCCGACGGTAACCACGACGTTGAAAAATTTGGGAGCTCTttatagaagacagggaaaATACGAAGCCGCTGAAACGCTCGAAGACTGTGCACTCAGATCACGCAAGGAA gcaCTAGATCTAGTAAAACAAGCTAAAGTCGCACAAATACTCGGTGATGAAAAAGGCACAACAAGACGTGGCTCACGTTCAAGTCTCGCGAACAGCGAACACGAGCAGCACGACGAG GGCTCGCTGCCGCTGGTACAGAAGTCACTTCACGATGGACAATCCACCAACAGCGACACTAGTTCTAATAAACCCgggttcaaaaataaattcttccaTGTTTTCGGTATTAATTCGAACACGTAG
- the LOC103577424 gene encoding kinesin light chain isoform X3, with translation MTAMTQEEIVAGARTVAQGLEALRVEHTGLLQGLQSQEAPEARDKVNMLCKNIEMIELGLGEAQVMMALASQLQMVEAEKQKLRTQVKRLCQENAWLRDELAGTQQKLQASEQAVAQLEVDKKHIDFMESMRQYDPDPPADDENAKDRPKDDPVVDLFPDEEGDERNSKSMSPTPPSQFAQQVNAGYEIPARLRTLHNLVIQYASQGRYEVAVPLCKQALEDLEKTSGHDHPDVATMLNILALVYRDQNKYKEAANLLNDALAIREKTLGENHPAVAATLNNLAVLYGKRGKYKEAEPLCKRALEIREKVLGRDHPDVAKQLNNLALLCQNQGKYEEVQRYYQRALEIYEAKLGPDDPNVAKTKNNLASCYLKQGKYKDAEVLYKQVLTRAHEREFGAIDGDNKPIWQVAEEREENKHRNKENAPYGEYGGWHKAAKVDSPTVTTTLKNLGALYRRQGKYEAAETLEDCALRSRKEALDLVKQAKVAQILGDEKGTTRRGSRSSLANSEHEQHDEGSLPLVQKSLHDGQSTNSDTSSNKPGFKNKFFHVFGINSNT, from the exons ATGACAGCCATGACGCAAGAAGAAATAGTTGCTGGTGCCCGGACAGTGGCCCAGGGTCTGGAAGCTCTGCGTGTTGAGCACACGGGACTTCTTCAAGGACTGCAGTCTCAAGAGGCACCTGAGGCTCGTGATAAAGTAAATATGCTGTGTAAAAACATTGAAATGATTGAGCTGGGGTTGGGTGAAGCTCAGGTAATGATGGCCCTCGCGAGTCAACTACAGATGGTTGAGGCTGAAAAGCAAAAATTACGTACACAAGTTAAGAGGCTTTGTCAAGAAAATGCTTGGCTGCGTGATGAACTTGCTGGTACTCAACAAAAGTTACAAGCCAGTGAACAAGCT gtTGCTCAATTGGAAGTGGACAAAAAACATATAGATTTTATGGAAAGTATGAGACAATATGATCCAGATCCACCAGCAGATGATGAAAATGCTAAAGACAGACCAAAAGATGATCCGGTTGTTGACTTGTTCCCCGATGAAGAAGGGGACGAACGAAACAGTAAGt cAATGTCGCCAACGCCGCCGTCACAGTTTGCCCAGCAAGTTAACGCCGGGTATGAAATACCCGCCCGTCTACGTACACTACATAATTTAGTAATACAGTACGCAAGTCAAGGCCGGTATGAAGTTGCAGTACCACTGTGCAAACAGGCACTCGAGGACCTTGAGAAAACTTCGGGTCACGATCATCCGGACGTAGCAACAATGTTAAATATATTGGCGTTAGTTTATCGCGAccagaataaatataaagaagcGGCTAATTTGTTGAATGACGCGCTGGCAATTCGTGAAAAAACTCTGGGAGAAAATCACCCGGCTGTCGCCGCAACGTTGAATAACTTGGCTGTGTTGTATGGAAAACGCGGCAAATACAAGGAAGCTGAACCGCTTTGTAAGCGCGCATTGGAGATACGTGAGAAAGTATTGGGCCGTGATCATCCGGATGTTGCTAagcagttaaataatttagcgCTTCTTTGTCAGAACCAGGGTAAATATGAAGAAGTGCAGAGATATTATCAACGCGCGTTAGAAATTTATGAAGCTAAATTGGGTCCGGATGATCCTAATGTCgctaaaactaaaaataatttggcgTCTTGTTATCTGAAACAAGGAAAATATAAAGATGCTGAAGTTTTGTACAAACAAGTATTAACTAGAGCACACGAAAGAGAATTTGGTGCTATCGATGGTGATAATAAACCTATTTGGCAG gtcgCGGAAGAACGAGAGGAAAACAAACATAGAAATAAAGAGAACGCTCCTTATGGAGAATATGGCGGGTGGCATAAAGCCGCGAAAGTTGACTCGCCGACGGTAACCACGACGTTGAAAAATTTGGGAGCTCTttatagaagacagggaaaATACGAAGCCGCTGAAACGCTCGAAGACTGTGCACTCAGATCACGCAAGGAA gcaCTAGATCTAGTAAAACAAGCTAAAGTCGCACAAATACTCGGTGATGAAAAAGGCACAACAAGACGTGGCTCACGTTCAAGTCTCGCGAACAGCGAACACGAGCAGCACGACGAG GGCTCGCTGCCGCTGGTACAGAAGTCACTTCACGATGGACAATCCACCAACAGCGACACTAGTTCTAATAAACCCgggttcaaaaataaattcttccaTGTTTTCGGTATTAATTCGAACACGTAG
- the LOC103577423 gene encoding cytoplasmic 60S subunit biogenesis factor ZNF622: METESLPTTYTCITCRVAFKDPEIQRQHYKTDWHRYNLKRKVAELPPVTAENFQTKVIEQRVEETAVSEQESCKVCHKTFNTTNQYENHLMSKKHRERSLKSEKIPPRDDAEYINTVSPGKLIHKAVSSVGSPDKDDEKASSLNVEVDSDVESVDSDDWVEDTDNPVKNNCCLFCKHHSRSIVKNLKHMNEAHGFFIPDPEYCIDVRGLLVYLGEKVFAGFMCLWCNDRGRVFQSAEAARGHMLDKGHCKMLHEGEALAEYSDWYDYSSSYPDAEDHDPDADVDIPEIDDTDYQLVLPSGNVIGHRSLMKYYKQNLDPNRAVAIPKNEKLRRVLCQYRAIGWSETQKVEVAKKVRDIRFMQRIQSRYLMKLKLKANKFQPHFRQQVNY, translated from the coding sequence atggaaactGAAAGTTTACCAACAACATACACATGCATAACATGCCGAGTTGCATTTAAAGATCCGGAAATCCAACGTCAACATTACAAAACAGATTGGCACCGTTACAATTTAAAACGTAAAGTCGCTGAGTTGCCTCCAGTGACAGCTGAGAATTTTCAGACAAAAGTAATTGAACAGCGCGTCGAAGAGACTGCAGTTTCCGAGCAAGAAAGTTGTAAAGTTTGTCACAAGACATTCAACACTACTAATCAATATGAGAATCACCTCATGTCTAAGAAACACAGGGAAAGGTCTTTGAAGAGTGAGAAAATTCCACCACGTGATGATGCAGAGTACATTAATACAGTAAGTCCTGGAAAATTAATACACAAAGCTGTTAGTTCCGTTGGCTCACCGGACAAAGATGACGAAAAAGCATCTTCACTTAATGTTGAAGTAGACTCAGATGTTGAATCTGTCGACTCTGATGACTGGGTCGAGGATACTGATAATCCAGTTAAAAATAACTGCTGTCTATTTTGTAAACATCACAGCAGGTCGATTGTAAAAAACTTGAAGCACATGAATGAAGCTCACGGTTTCTTCATACCCGACCCGGAGTACTGCATCGACGTCAGAGGTTTACTAGTTTATTTAGGAGAGAAAGTATTCGCTGGGTTCATGTGTTTGTGGTGCAATGACCGCGGACGTGTGTTCCAAAGTGCTGAAGCTGCACGTGGTCACATGCTGGACAAGGGACACTGCAAGATGTTGCACGAAGGCGAAGCTTTGGCTGAGTATTCCGACTGGTACGATTACTCATCGAGTTACCCAGACGCTGAAGATCATGATCCAGATGCAGATGTCGATATTCCTGAGATTGATGACACTGATTATCAACTTGTCTTACCCTCGGGCAACGTCATCGGGCATCGCTCGCTCATGAAATACTACAAGCAGAATTTGGATCCGAATCGCGCAGTTGCTATTCCGAAGAACGAAAAGTTAAGACGCGTTTTGTGTCAGTACCGAGCTATCGGATGGTCTGAAACTCAGAAAGTTGAAGTGGCAAAGAAAGTCAGGGATATTAGATTCATGCAACGTATTCAATCGAGATACCTTATGAAATTAAAGTTGAAGGCTAATAAATTCCAGCCGCATTTCCGTCAACAagttaattactaa
- the LOC103577424 gene encoding kinesin light chain isoform X1, with product MGRTDMSKTLNAYRIKKIEHIGRMTAMTQEEIVAGARTVAQGLEALRVEHTGLLQGLQSQEAPEARDKVNMLCKNIEMIELGLGEAQVMMALASQLQMVEAEKQKLRTQVKRLCQENAWLRDELAGTQQKLQASEQAVAQLEVDKKHIDFMESMRQYDPDPPADDENAKDRPKDDPVVDLFPDEEGDERNSKSMSPTPPSQFAQQVNAGYEIPARLRTLHNLVIQYASQGRYEVAVPLCKQALEDLEKTSGHDHPDVATMLNILALVYRDQNKYKEAANLLNDALAIREKTLGENHPAVAATLNNLAVLYGKRGKYKEAEPLCKRALEIREKVLGRDHPDVAKQLNNLALLCQNQGKYEEVQRYYQRALEIYEAKLGPDDPNVAKTKNNLASCYLKQGKYKDAEVLYKQVLTRAHEREFGAIDGDNKPIWQVAEEREENKHRNKENAPYGEYGGWHKAAKVDSPTVTTTLKNLGALYRRQGKYEAAETLEDCALRSRKEALDLVKQAKVAQILGDEKGTTRRGSRSSLANSEHEQHDEGSLPLVQKSLHDGQSTNSDTSSNKPGFKNKFFHVFGINSNT from the exons ATGGGTAGAACTGATATGTCTAAAACACTTAATGCCTATAGAAT aaaaaaaatagaacatATTGGCAGAATGACAGCCATGACGCAAGAAGAAATAGTTGCTGGTGCCCGGACAGTGGCCCAGGGTCTGGAAGCTCTGCGTGTTGAGCACACGGGACTTCTTCAAGGACTGCAGTCTCAAGAGGCACCTGAGGCTCGTGATAAAGTAAATATGCTGTGTAAAAACATTGAAATGATTGAGCTGGGGTTGGGTGAAGCTCAGGTAATGATGGCCCTCGCGAGTCAACTACAGATGGTTGAGGCTGAAAAGCAAAAATTACGTACACAAGTTAAGAGGCTTTGTCAAGAAAATGCTTGGCTGCGTGATGAACTTGCTGGTACTCAACAAAAGTTACAAGCCAGTGAACAAGCT gtTGCTCAATTGGAAGTGGACAAAAAACATATAGATTTTATGGAAAGTATGAGACAATATGATCCAGATCCACCAGCAGATGATGAAAATGCTAAAGACAGACCAAAAGATGATCCGGTTGTTGACTTGTTCCCCGATGAAGAAGGGGACGAACGAAACAGTAAGt cAATGTCGCCAACGCCGCCGTCACAGTTTGCCCAGCAAGTTAACGCCGGGTATGAAATACCCGCCCGTCTACGTACACTACATAATTTAGTAATACAGTACGCAAGTCAAGGCCGGTATGAAGTTGCAGTACCACTGTGCAAACAGGCACTCGAGGACCTTGAGAAAACTTCGGGTCACGATCATCCGGACGTAGCAACAATGTTAAATATATTGGCGTTAGTTTATCGCGAccagaataaatataaagaagcGGCTAATTTGTTGAATGACGCGCTGGCAATTCGTGAAAAAACTCTGGGAGAAAATCACCCGGCTGTCGCCGCAACGTTGAATAACTTGGCTGTGTTGTATGGAAAACGCGGCAAATACAAGGAAGCTGAACCGCTTTGTAAGCGCGCATTGGAGATACGTGAGAAAGTATTGGGCCGTGATCATCCGGATGTTGCTAagcagttaaataatttagcgCTTCTTTGTCAGAACCAGGGTAAATATGAAGAAGTGCAGAGATATTATCAACGCGCGTTAGAAATTTATGAAGCTAAATTGGGTCCGGATGATCCTAATGTCgctaaaactaaaaataatttggcgTCTTGTTATCTGAAACAAGGAAAATATAAAGATGCTGAAGTTTTGTACAAACAAGTATTAACTAGAGCACACGAAAGAGAATTTGGTGCTATCGATGGTGATAATAAACCTATTTGGCAG gtcgCGGAAGAACGAGAGGAAAACAAACATAGAAATAAAGAGAACGCTCCTTATGGAGAATATGGCGGGTGGCATAAAGCCGCGAAAGTTGACTCGCCGACGGTAACCACGACGTTGAAAAATTTGGGAGCTCTttatagaagacagggaaaATACGAAGCCGCTGAAACGCTCGAAGACTGTGCACTCAGATCACGCAAGGAA gcaCTAGATCTAGTAAAACAAGCTAAAGTCGCACAAATACTCGGTGATGAAAAAGGCACAACAAGACGTGGCTCACGTTCAAGTCTCGCGAACAGCGAACACGAGCAGCACGACGAG GGCTCGCTGCCGCTGGTACAGAAGTCACTTCACGATGGACAATCCACCAACAGCGACACTAGTTCTAATAAACCCgggttcaaaaataaattcttccaTGTTTTCGGTATTAATTCGAACACGTAG
- the LOC103577424 gene encoding kinesin light chain isoform X4 has translation MGRTDMSKTLNAYRIKKIEHIGRMTAMTQEEIVAGARTVAQGLEALRVEHTGLLQGLQSQEAPEARDKVNMLCKNIEMIELGLGEAQVMMALASQLQMVEAEKQKLRTQVKRLCQENAWLRDELAGTQQKLQASEQAVAQLEVDKKHIDFMESMRQYDPDPPADDENAKDRPKDDPVVDLFPDEEGDERNSKSMSPTPPSQFAQQVNAGYEIPARLRTLHNLVIQYASQGRYEVAVPLCKQALEDLEKTSGHDHPDVATMLNILALVYRDQNKYKEAANLLNDALAIREKTLGENHPAVAATLNNLAVLYGKRGKYKEAEPLCKRALEIREKVLGRDHPDVAKQLNNLALLCQNQGKYEEVQRYYQRALEIYEAKLGPDDPNVAKTKNNLASCYLKQGKYKDAEVLYKQVLTRAHEREFGAIDGDNKPIWQVAEEREENKHRNKENAPYGEYGGWHKAAKVDSPTVTTTLKNLGALYRRQGKYEAAETLEDCALRSRKEALDLVKQAKVAQILGDEKGTTRRGSRSSLANSEHEQHDENRK, from the exons ATGGGTAGAACTGATATGTCTAAAACACTTAATGCCTATAGAAT aaaaaaaatagaacatATTGGCAGAATGACAGCCATGACGCAAGAAGAAATAGTTGCTGGTGCCCGGACAGTGGCCCAGGGTCTGGAAGCTCTGCGTGTTGAGCACACGGGACTTCTTCAAGGACTGCAGTCTCAAGAGGCACCTGAGGCTCGTGATAAAGTAAATATGCTGTGTAAAAACATTGAAATGATTGAGCTGGGGTTGGGTGAAGCTCAGGTAATGATGGCCCTCGCGAGTCAACTACAGATGGTTGAGGCTGAAAAGCAAAAATTACGTACACAAGTTAAGAGGCTTTGTCAAGAAAATGCTTGGCTGCGTGATGAACTTGCTGGTACTCAACAAAAGTTACAAGCCAGTGAACAAGCT gtTGCTCAATTGGAAGTGGACAAAAAACATATAGATTTTATGGAAAGTATGAGACAATATGATCCAGATCCACCAGCAGATGATGAAAATGCTAAAGACAGACCAAAAGATGATCCGGTTGTTGACTTGTTCCCCGATGAAGAAGGGGACGAACGAAACAGTAAGt cAATGTCGCCAACGCCGCCGTCACAGTTTGCCCAGCAAGTTAACGCCGGGTATGAAATACCCGCCCGTCTACGTACACTACATAATTTAGTAATACAGTACGCAAGTCAAGGCCGGTATGAAGTTGCAGTACCACTGTGCAAACAGGCACTCGAGGACCTTGAGAAAACTTCGGGTCACGATCATCCGGACGTAGCAACAATGTTAAATATATTGGCGTTAGTTTATCGCGAccagaataaatataaagaagcGGCTAATTTGTTGAATGACGCGCTGGCAATTCGTGAAAAAACTCTGGGAGAAAATCACCCGGCTGTCGCCGCAACGTTGAATAACTTGGCTGTGTTGTATGGAAAACGCGGCAAATACAAGGAAGCTGAACCGCTTTGTAAGCGCGCATTGGAGATACGTGAGAAAGTATTGGGCCGTGATCATCCGGATGTTGCTAagcagttaaataatttagcgCTTCTTTGTCAGAACCAGGGTAAATATGAAGAAGTGCAGAGATATTATCAACGCGCGTTAGAAATTTATGAAGCTAAATTGGGTCCGGATGATCCTAATGTCgctaaaactaaaaataatttggcgTCTTGTTATCTGAAACAAGGAAAATATAAAGATGCTGAAGTTTTGTACAAACAAGTATTAACTAGAGCACACGAAAGAGAATTTGGTGCTATCGATGGTGATAATAAACCTATTTGGCAG gtcgCGGAAGAACGAGAGGAAAACAAACATAGAAATAAAGAGAACGCTCCTTATGGAGAATATGGCGGGTGGCATAAAGCCGCGAAAGTTGACTCGCCGACGGTAACCACGACGTTGAAAAATTTGGGAGCTCTttatagaagacagggaaaATACGAAGCCGCTGAAACGCTCGAAGACTGTGCACTCAGATCACGCAAGGAA gcaCTAGATCTAGTAAAACAAGCTAAAGTCGCACAAATACTCGGTGATGAAAAAGGCACAACAAGACGTGGCTCACGTTCAAGTCTCGCGAACAGCGAACACGAGCAGCACGACGAG AATCGAAAGTAA